A DNA window from Bdellovibrio sp. BCCA contains the following coding sequences:
- a CDS encoding beta strand repeat-containing protein has product MFRRWKPLIILIFAMSGMAQASPTSLTYQGRILKTDGTPLEYANVSFLFQILDPSGDCLIYQEQVNNVNMANSKGVFDVAIGKGSMQFPTGGGFTILDAFNNSKTFTCGTCSVAGGSYTCTDGATTYTSVMSDERKLRVSFYDGASWKTISTDNSIRSVPFSAFAQSAQKLGNNVPSDFLTKVGLPNCGANTFLSWNSATGTMTCAGVSGASGGTVTNIATGTGLTGGPITTTGTIQLADTAVTAGSYGSANQVATFTVDAQGRLTSAGQTAITLAGDVTGSIGASKVVALQNQPVDATAPTANQVLQWDGVKWMAATLPAGNPGTLTALTGDVSASGSGSVAATVNSVGGSTAANVHSAELAANAATNANTANAIVKRDASGNFSAGTVTATLKGNVVITAGSGSNTVTLSGPTGAIGTSYVLKLPTDAATVNGQVLTSDTSGNLTWTTPSTTATSYSGVLPIANGGTNSATALNNGRIMVSSAGAIVEFSALTNGQLLVGSTGAAPVAATLSAGTGINITNAAGSITIATTGAAPTGSAGGDLSGTYPNPTLNTVPVTKGGTGLTSGTAGGIPYFATATTMASTAAGTANQILRIPAGGGNPDFGAIDISQAAAITGSLALANGGTGATTAAGARTNLGLGTAATKDTGTASGNIPLIGTSGITNNKMCTSDGSGNLICNTTVPTASQWTTTGSDIYYNSGKVGVGTNAPATALDVDGAATFRQAYFEKVGALGTLSCSSTNITGFTTNLYTLTACASGTTTLNIPAITGWPSGNMSWTVTFFVTGQTNSVFNVSYNGGTTAVFWDKNSTGGSGGSSYPGFLVNSGSTSVISCVVLNTGAVAVYCGVAAQY; this is encoded by the coding sequence GTGTTTCGAAGATGGAAACCACTGATCATTTTGATTTTTGCGATGAGCGGGATGGCTCAAGCATCTCCGACGTCTCTCACGTATCAGGGGCGTATTCTAAAGACAGACGGCACTCCGCTTGAATATGCGAACGTGTCTTTTCTCTTTCAAATCCTAGATCCTTCCGGCGACTGTTTGATTTACCAAGAGCAAGTGAACAATGTGAATATGGCAAACTCCAAAGGAGTTTTCGACGTGGCTATCGGAAAAGGCTCGATGCAGTTTCCGACAGGCGGTGGTTTTACAATTCTCGATGCGTTTAATAATTCAAAAACATTTACCTGTGGCACTTGTTCGGTGGCAGGAGGCAGTTACACGTGCACAGACGGGGCGACAACTTATACATCTGTGATGAGTGATGAACGTAAACTGCGCGTGTCCTTTTATGATGGTGCGAGCTGGAAGACGATCTCGACGGATAATTCCATTCGTTCAGTTCCTTTCTCGGCATTTGCTCAGTCAGCACAAAAATTGGGAAACAATGTTCCCAGTGATTTCTTGACGAAAGTGGGTTTACCGAATTGCGGAGCGAATACTTTTTTAAGCTGGAACAGCGCCACAGGCACAATGACTTGTGCGGGTGTGAGTGGAGCTAGCGGTGGAACCGTCACGAACATAGCGACAGGCACGGGCCTTACCGGTGGTCCTATCACCACGACGGGGACGATTCAGCTTGCCGATACTGCTGTGACTGCGGGGTCCTATGGATCCGCAAACCAGGTGGCGACGTTTACAGTCGATGCTCAAGGGCGATTGACCTCTGCCGGGCAAACAGCCATCACGTTGGCTGGAGACGTCACAGGTTCCATCGGTGCAAGCAAAGTTGTGGCTTTGCAAAATCAACCTGTCGATGCGACAGCTCCCACGGCAAATCAAGTTTTGCAGTGGGACGGAGTAAAGTGGATGGCTGCAACTTTGCCTGCCGGAAATCCTGGAACGCTGACGGCGTTAACGGGTGATGTTTCTGCCAGTGGCTCGGGTTCTGTTGCCGCGACGGTCAACTCCGTGGGAGGTTCTACAGCAGCGAATGTGCATTCCGCAGAGCTTGCGGCGAATGCGGCGACAAACGCCAACACTGCAAATGCCATTGTAAAACGCGATGCTTCGGGAAATTTCTCGGCCGGAACGGTGACGGCGACCTTAAAAGGAAATGTCGTGATCACAGCGGGAAGCGGTTCTAATACCGTGACTCTTTCAGGACCCACAGGAGCCATCGGCACAAGTTACGTTTTAAAACTTCCCACAGATGCAGCGACCGTGAACGGCCAAGTGCTGACGTCGGATACTTCAGGAAATTTAACTTGGACAACACCTTCGACAACGGCGACTTCTTATTCAGGAGTTTTACCGATTGCTAATGGCGGAACAAACTCCGCGACGGCTTTAAACAACGGTCGCATCATGGTTTCGAGTGCGGGAGCGATTGTTGAATTCTCAGCACTTACCAACGGTCAATTGCTTGTAGGCTCTACAGGAGCGGCTCCCGTGGCAGCGACACTTTCAGCCGGAACGGGTATCAATATCACAAATGCGGCAGGCAGTATCACGATTGCCACAACAGGCGCGGCTCCCACAGGAAGTGCTGGCGGAGATCTTTCGGGAACTTATCCCAATCCGACATTGAATACGGTGCCAGTCACAAAAGGTGGTACGGGACTTACTTCCGGCACTGCGGGAGGAATTCCTTATTTTGCGACAGCGACAACGATGGCTTCAACAGCCGCCGGAACTGCGAATCAGATTTTAAGAATTCCCGCAGGTGGTGGAAATCCTGATTTTGGAGCGATCGATATCAGTCAAGCTGCGGCGATCACAGGTTCGCTTGCTCTTGCTAATGGCGGGACGGGGGCCACGACAGCTGCGGGCGCAAGAACCAATCTTGGATTGGGAACGGCGGCAACGAAAGACACAGGCACTGCTTCAGGAAATATTCCTTTGATTGGAACTTCCGGCATCACGAACAATAAAATGTGCACGTCAGATGGTTCCGGAAATTTAATCTGTAACACCACGGTTCCGACGGCTTCACAATGGACAACCACAGGCTCTGACATCTACTACAACTCCGGTAAAGTCGGCGTCGGCACTAACGCTCCGGCGACGGCTTTGGATGTGGATGGGGCAGCCACATTTCGACAAGCGTACTTTGAAAAAGTAGGCGCGCTGGGAACTCTTTCTTGTTCGTCCACGAACATCACCGGTTTTACAACAAATCTCTACACGCTCACGGCGTGTGCTTCGGGAACAACGACTTTAAATATTCCGGCGATCACAGGATGGCCGTCAGGAAATATGTCTTGGACAGTCACGTTCTTTGTGACGGGCCAGACGAACAGTGTTTTCAATGTGAGTTACAACGGTGGGACGACAGCAGTGTTTTGGGATAAAAATTCCACGGGTGGCAGCGGAGGTTCGAGCTATCCTGGTTTCCTAGTTAATTCCGGCAGCACAAGCGTAATCAGCTGTGTTGTTCTTAATACCGGAGCTGTCGCCGTTTATTGCGGAGTCGCCGCTCAATATTAA
- a CDS encoding Kelch repeat-containing protein — protein sequence MRKALIATVLLIFSSSYAFNGRSMSVIGKRFMSMWTWMGGPSTPYETGAYGRQGSSAATPPLPGARQGACTWTDSSGNKWFFGGYSFSGANYFNDLWKYNVSTNEWSWMSGSSSPNGSSNYGVQGVSADTNVPGAREYCMSWVDTSGNLWLFGGDVGSGSIYNDLWKYNPTSNQWTWMTGSNTFNATGTYGTQGVAAAANTPGARFSGVTWIDTSGNLWLSGGAKSPGYFNDLWKFNTTTNQWTWVHGSNQTDQYGVYGAKGSSSPTPPVPGSRLGAASWTDSSGNLWVFGGVSPSSNNYFGDLWKYNPAMDQWTWISGSYLTNQVGVPGTKGVPSTANIPTRRAYATTWVDGSGKFWLFGGMFNGPSYHNSLWKFDPSTLEWTWVTGSIDGSFNPAGVYGTKGVAAAANTPGARYGGIGWSDGNKLWMYGGSINVPYGDLWMYDIGSGQWTWMSGTTVQDGYGVYGTQGSSAAEPPVAGSRSGAVTWTDSSGNQWSFGGMGAWGTTNDLWKYNPSTNTWTWVSGTTTNNDPGSYGTKGVASASNSPRARAWASGWIDSSNNLWVFGGFYSSGYLNDLWKFDPSTGQWTWMSGASSANSVGTYGTKGTPSTANIPGARVNHSTVIDSSGNFWLYGGSGYASAGSGYLNDLWKYNPATGEWTWVSGANTTNVAGVYGTKGTPSTSNYPGGRTEHLGWIDGSTNIWIFGGRNGTSTYLNDLWRFNPGTGEWTWMTGSSSVNASGVYGTKGTPAAANTPGGRALATGFKDSGGNFWVYGGSDSSYRSDLWKYNPGTNQWTWISGANTTGVMPVYGTKGVASTANTPGARSNAGAFVDSSDNLWMFGGIVNSSSVFYGDLWKYNPGTDEWTWVSGSNLAKFYGVYGTLGTSTAVSPFPGSRHGGAGWIDSSGNLWMFGGYGTGSTSLTRNALNDLWKYNPTTGEWTWISGSPFVSATGVYGSKGVAAPANIPGARYSLASWKDGSDKLWLLGGYDSSASFFNDLWKYDPVSNQWTWVSGNNTANANGVYGTKGVPSTANAPGARRGYAPSMDASGNFWFFGGYGYGASGGLTHLNDVWKYNPGTNEWTWICGSTAGVTSGVYGTKGSSALVPLVPGSRYGAFSWRDSSGKFWMYGGFGLSDSDIYNTGYLGDLWMYDPATNQWGWFSGTTTLSASAVYGTKGVASTANTPGSRRDGGAWTDASDNLWLFGGTNGSRLNDLWKYNPTTTEWTWVSGSSGTNAGGTWGTKGVPSTLNIPDARYGTASWSNATNTFWLLGGYNGGSNSDFWKYNVSTNEWTWVSGSNVVNEIGTYGTRGSPAPVPPSPIGRAYAVSWVASNGTLWMFGGNNDYGNLNDLWKYNTTIGDWTWMSGSNLTNAAGTYGTKGTPSASNVPGARNSAASWSDSSGNLWMFGGNGFSAYWNDLWKYDTATSQWTWISGASTGGGAATYGTKGTPNAANVPGARYKSTSWRDNNGNLWLFGGTNGSQFNDLWKYDPSTNQWTWMTGSNTTGAPGVYGTQGVADPANTPGARYGAQGWVDASGNLWLFGGVAGSYLSDLWKYDVAANQWTWMSGPNTTGGVGSTGTLGIATSTNLPRSRFSTVGWTDSNNNLWLFSGNSSLSYTNDLWRYNITTNQWTWMTGTPTATAPGNFGTLGVPSIVNTPGCRQGGIGWKDLNGNFWLYGGYGYGATGVGDLGDLWRFRVK from the coding sequence ATGCGTAAAGCGCTGATCGCGACAGTGTTATTAATTTTCTCTTCCAGTTACGCCTTCAACGGTCGCAGCATGTCTGTCATCGGCAAAAGATTTATGTCGATGTGGACGTGGATGGGCGGCCCAAGCACGCCGTATGAAACCGGTGCTTACGGACGTCAGGGCTCAAGTGCCGCGACTCCACCGCTTCCCGGCGCACGTCAAGGGGCGTGCACGTGGACTGACTCGAGCGGTAACAAATGGTTCTTTGGCGGTTACTCATTCAGTGGAGCCAACTATTTCAATGATCTTTGGAAATACAATGTCAGCACCAACGAGTGGAGTTGGATGTCAGGCTCCAGTTCTCCGAACGGAAGTTCCAATTACGGCGTGCAAGGAGTCAGCGCCGACACGAACGTTCCTGGTGCTCGCGAGTACTGCATGTCGTGGGTCGACACCAGTGGCAACCTGTGGTTGTTCGGTGGCGATGTTGGAAGTGGAAGCATTTACAACGATCTTTGGAAATACAATCCGACAAGCAATCAGTGGACGTGGATGACAGGTTCTAACACGTTCAATGCAACCGGCACTTACGGGACACAAGGAGTTGCGGCAGCGGCGAACACACCGGGCGCCCGTTTTTCCGGAGTGACATGGATTGATACCAGTGGAAATCTTTGGTTGTCGGGCGGGGCAAAATCTCCGGGATATTTCAACGATCTTTGGAAATTCAACACGACGACAAATCAGTGGACGTGGGTTCACGGCTCGAATCAGACGGATCAATATGGTGTTTACGGAGCAAAAGGCAGTTCGTCTCCAACGCCGCCCGTTCCAGGCTCTCGCCTCGGAGCCGCCAGTTGGACAGACAGCAGTGGAAATCTTTGGGTTTTTGGAGGCGTCAGTCCGTCTTCGAATAATTATTTTGGCGATCTCTGGAAATACAATCCGGCGATGGATCAATGGACTTGGATCTCAGGATCTTATCTGACAAATCAAGTGGGAGTTCCTGGGACCAAGGGAGTGCCCTCGACAGCCAACATTCCCACTCGTCGCGCGTATGCAACGACGTGGGTTGATGGCAGTGGAAAATTTTGGCTCTTTGGCGGAATGTTCAATGGACCCTCCTATCATAACAGTCTTTGGAAGTTTGATCCTAGCACTCTGGAATGGACGTGGGTGACGGGAAGTATCGACGGATCTTTTAATCCCGCAGGAGTCTACGGAACCAAAGGAGTTGCCGCAGCGGCCAACACGCCGGGAGCCCGTTACGGCGGCATCGGATGGTCTGACGGAAATAAATTGTGGATGTATGGTGGTTCCATCAATGTTCCTTACGGCGACTTATGGATGTACGATATCGGCTCCGGGCAGTGGACTTGGATGTCGGGAACAACGGTGCAAGACGGTTATGGTGTCTATGGCACACAAGGTTCTTCAGCGGCAGAACCTCCTGTCGCAGGTTCACGCTCGGGCGCTGTTACTTGGACCGACTCCAGCGGCAATCAGTGGAGCTTCGGAGGTATGGGAGCGTGGGGCACAACGAATGATCTTTGGAAATACAATCCCAGCACCAACACGTGGACGTGGGTTTCTGGTACGACGACGAACAATGATCCTGGAAGCTACGGAACCAAGGGGGTTGCATCCGCTTCCAACTCTCCCAGAGCCCGCGCTTGGGCGTCAGGATGGATTGATTCGAGTAACAACCTTTGGGTCTTCGGTGGATTTTACAGTAGCGGCTATCTGAACGACTTGTGGAAGTTTGATCCGAGCACAGGGCAATGGACGTGGATGTCGGGTGCCAGCTCTGCAAACTCGGTGGGAACCTACGGGACGAAGGGAACTCCTTCGACGGCGAATATTCCGGGGGCTCGGGTCAATCACAGCACTGTCATAGATTCCAGTGGAAATTTTTGGCTGTACGGGGGATCTGGTTACGCCAGTGCCGGCAGTGGATATTTGAATGATCTTTGGAAATACAATCCAGCGACAGGTGAGTGGACTTGGGTCTCGGGCGCGAACACCACGAATGTTGCGGGAGTTTACGGTACAAAGGGAACTCCTTCGACATCGAACTATCCTGGAGGAAGAACAGAGCATCTCGGATGGATTGACGGCAGCACCAATATTTGGATTTTCGGTGGACGAAATGGAACATCCACCTATCTCAATGACTTGTGGAGATTCAACCCCGGCACAGGAGAGTGGACGTGGATGACCGGTTCAAGTTCAGTGAACGCATCGGGTGTCTATGGAACCAAAGGAACTCCAGCGGCGGCCAACACTCCCGGTGGAAGGGCTTTGGCCACGGGCTTTAAAGACTCCGGCGGAAATTTTTGGGTGTATGGTGGTTCTGATTCTTCCTACCGAAGTGACTTATGGAAGTACAATCCCGGCACAAATCAGTGGACGTGGATCTCGGGCGCCAACACGACCGGAGTGATGCCCGTGTACGGAACCAAAGGTGTTGCCTCGACGGCGAATACTCCCGGTGCCCGCAGCAATGCCGGCGCTTTCGTAGATAGCAGCGATAATCTTTGGATGTTTGGCGGAATTGTGAACAGCAGTTCCGTCTTCTATGGTGATTTATGGAAATACAATCCCGGAACGGATGAGTGGACGTGGGTTTCGGGTTCCAATCTTGCAAAATTTTATGGAGTGTACGGCACTCTGGGTACTTCGACTGCGGTTTCACCTTTTCCCGGATCACGCCATGGAGGAGCAGGTTGGATCGACTCTAGCGGCAACTTGTGGATGTTTGGTGGATACGGGACCGGAAGCACTTCTCTGACAAGAAATGCGTTGAATGATCTTTGGAAATACAACCCAACTACGGGTGAGTGGACGTGGATCTCCGGATCTCCGTTTGTCAGCGCGACCGGCGTTTATGGAAGCAAGGGTGTGGCAGCTCCCGCAAACATTCCTGGAGCACGTTATTCACTGGCGTCGTGGAAAGACGGCAGTGATAAGCTGTGGTTGCTGGGAGGTTATGACAGCAGCGCTTCGTTTTTCAATGATCTGTGGAAGTATGATCCGGTCAGCAATCAGTGGACGTGGGTTTCGGGAAACAACACCGCCAATGCGAATGGCGTCTATGGTACGAAAGGTGTTCCGTCGACGGCCAATGCTCCGGGCGCACGCCGGGGATACGCTCCGAGTATGGATGCTTCAGGAAATTTTTGGTTTTTCGGCGGATACGGTTACGGGGCCAGCGGTGGTCTCACGCATTTGAACGATGTCTGGAAATACAATCCCGGAACAAATGAATGGACGTGGATTTGTGGTTCCACTGCAGGAGTCACAAGCGGTGTCTATGGAACCAAAGGGTCTTCAGCTTTGGTGCCGTTGGTGCCCGGCAGTCGCTACGGCGCTTTCAGTTGGCGAGATTCTTCGGGCAAATTTTGGATGTACGGTGGCTTCGGCCTCAGTGACAGTGATATTTATAATACGGGTTATTTAGGTGATTTGTGGATGTACGATCCCGCAACAAATCAGTGGGGATGGTTTTCAGGTACAACAACCTTAAGTGCAAGTGCCGTGTACGGTACCAAAGGTGTGGCATCGACGGCCAATACTCCGGGAAGTCGCAGAGATGGCGGCGCTTGGACTGATGCGAGTGATAATCTGTGGTTGTTCGGCGGCACAAACGGAAGCCGTTTGAACGATCTTTGGAAATACAATCCGACGACGACAGAATGGACGTGGGTTTCAGGTTCCAGCGGAACAAATGCCGGCGGCACATGGGGCACAAAAGGAGTTCCATCCACATTAAATATTCCGGATGCTCGCTACGGTACGGCCTCGTGGTCCAACGCCACAAACACCTTCTGGCTTTTGGGCGGTTACAATGGCGGGAGCAATAGTGATTTTTGGAAATACAACGTGAGCACAAATGAGTGGACCTGGGTGTCGGGCTCTAACGTTGTTAACGAAATCGGGACTTACGGAACGAGGGGATCTCCAGCTCCAGTTCCTCCATCGCCTATCGGCAGAGCTTACGCGGTTTCGTGGGTGGCTTCGAATGGTACTTTGTGGATGTTTGGTGGCAACAACGATTATGGAAATCTGAATGATCTTTGGAAGTACAATACCACGATAGGAGATTGGACGTGGATGTCAGGTTCGAACCTCACCAATGCCGCGGGAACTTACGGTACGAAAGGAACTCCGTCAGCTTCCAATGTTCCCGGAGCTCGCAACAGCGCCGCGAGCTGGAGTGACAGCAGCGGAAATCTGTGGATGTTCGGTGGAAATGGTTTTTCCGCTTATTGGAATGATTTATGGAAATACGATACGGCAACAAGCCAGTGGACATGGATTTCCGGGGCCAGCACAGGTGGAGGTGCTGCGACTTACGGAACGAAGGGAACTCCGAACGCGGCCAACGTTCCGGGAGCCCGTTATAAATCAACATCATGGAGAGATAACAACGGCAATCTGTGGCTCTTTGGAGGAACAAACGGATCACAGTTCAACGATCTTTGGAAATACGATCCTTCAACGAATCAATGGACGTGGATGACGGGCTCTAACACGACAGGTGCTCCCGGTGTTTATGGAACTCAAGGTGTAGCAGATCCAGCCAATACTCCGGGCGCGCGTTATGGGGCTCAAGGATGGGTGGATGCTTCTGGGAATTTATGGCTCTTTGGTGGCGTGGCGGGAAGTTACCTTAGTGATTTATGGAAATATGATGTCGCTGCCAATCAGTGGACGTGGATGTCTGGGCCTAACACGACAGGAGGGGTCGGCAGCACGGGCACTCTGGGAATTGCGACCTCGACAAATCTTCCAAGGTCGCGATTCTCTACTGTGGGATGGACGGATTCGAATAATAACTTATGGCTGTTTTCAGGGAACTCTTCTTTGAGTTACACCAACGATTTGTGGCGATACAATATCACCACAAATCAATGGACGTGGATGACGGGAACACCGACAGCGACAGCTCCTGGAAATTTTGGAACTTTGGGAGTTCCTAGTATTGTGAATACACCAGGTTGTCGCCAAGGGGGCATCGGTTGGAAAGATCTCAATGGGAACTTCTGGCTTTACGGGGGTTACGGTTATGGCGCCACAGGTGTTGGGGACTTGGGAGATCTGTGGCGTTTCCGAGTGAAATAG